A stretch of Tenrec ecaudatus isolate mTenEca1 chromosome 2, mTenEca1.hap1, whole genome shotgun sequence DNA encodes these proteins:
- the LOC142439212 gene encoding coiled-coil domain-containing protein 158-like → MEQKPCETHNEDLFSSSGIASNGVELDSHRKIISFPGKEHIERVLEEYSQQVKDLQRKLNESSDLHEKQKFYLRQSVIDLQTKLQEMQMERDAMADIRRRESQSQEDLRNQLQNTVHELEAAKSIKENMLKDSSTQIEQLRKMMLSHEGVLQEIRSILVDFEEASGKKVYDHESMSTLHIRNLGSAISKILRELDTEISYLKGRIFPVEDQLEALKLESQNKIELLLQQHQDRIEQLMNEHEAEITGLTEKASSARSQANSIQSQLEIIQYVS, encoded by the exons ATGGAACAAAAACCTTGTGAAACACATAATGAAGATCTTTTTTCAAGTAGTGGTATCGCATCCAACGGAG TAGAACTTGATTCTCATAGAAAAATCATCTCATTCCCTGGAAAGGAACACATCGAACGTGTTTTAGAAGAATATTCACAACAAGTCAAAGATTTGCAGAGAAAATTAAATGAAAGCAGTGACCTGCATGAGAAGCAAAAGTTTTACTTGAGACAATCAGTCATTGATTTGCAAACAAAACTTCAAGAGATGCAAATGGAGAGAGATGCCATGGCTGACATCAGACGAAGAGAGAGTCAGTCCCAGGAGGATTTAAGAAATCAGCTTCAAAATACAGTTCATGAACTCGAGGCTGCCAAAAGTATCAAGGAGAACATGCTCAAAGATAGCAGCACCCAGATCGAACAGCTAAGGAAGATGATGCTTAGTCATGAGGGTGTGCTACAAGAAATCCGATCGATCCTAGTTGACTTTGAAGAAGCCTCAGGCAAGAAAGTATATGATCATGAAAGCATGTCTACTCTCCACATCCGAAACTTGGGCTCAGCTATTAGTAAAATCCTAAGAGAATTAGACACAGAGATTTCTTATCTTAAAGGGAGGATATTTCCAGTGGAGGATCAGCTTGAAGCATTAAAATTGGAATCACAGAACAAAATAGAACTACTACTTCAGCAGCATCAAGATCGGATTGAGCAGTTAATGAATGAACACGAAGCTGAAATAACAGGACTTACTGAGAAAGCTAGCAGTGCTCGAAGCCAGGCCAATAGTATCCAGAGTCAACTGGAAATCATTCAGTATGTGTCATAG